In the Solanum pennellii chromosome 5, SPENNV200 genome, one interval contains:
- the LOC107019904 gene encoding glucose-6-phosphate/phosphate translocator 2, chloroplastic-like produces MAFSAGQSYAFSTNFDPLQQNLWGSKPHISSFSLKDINFKQCYKPNILSKKPLYISAVLSGFGHADESKEYKSRDPLVQRNAYEASRPQSIPINIEFGQEAQAAATQKLKIGLYFATWWALNVVFNIYNKKVLNAFPFPWLTSTLSLAAGSLMMLVSWATKIAETPKTDFDFWKALFPVAVAHTIGHVAATVSMSKVAVSFTHIIKSGEPAFSVLVSRLLGETFPLPVYLSLLPIIGGCGLAAITELNFNLIGFVGAMISNLAFVFRNIFSKKGMKGKSVGGMNYYACLSMMSLLILTPFAIAVEGPQVWALGWQNAVTQIGPNFIWWVVAQSVFYHLYNQVSYMSLNEISPLTFSIGNTMKRISVIVSSIIIFQIPIQPMNALGAAIAILGTFLYSQAKQ; encoded by the exons ATGGCCTTCTCTGCTGGACAATCTTATGCattttcaacaaattttgaTCCCTTGCAACAAAATTTATGGGGTTCTAAGCctcatatttcatcattttccctCAAAGATATCAACTTTAAACAATGTTATAAGCCTAACATCTTGTCTAAAAAACCTCTATACATTTCAGCAGTACTAAGTGGATTCGGACATGCTGATGAATCAAAAGAGTACAAATCTAGGGACCCTTTAGTCCAACGCAATGCATATGAAGCTAGTCGACCCCAATCGATACCAATCAACATTGAGTTTGGCCAAGAAGCTCAGGCTGCTGCTACTCAGAAGCTCAAGATTGGACTCTATTTTGCAACATGGTGGGCTTTGAATGTTGTTTTCAATATTTACAACAAGAAAGTTTTGAATGCATTTCCATTTCCATGGCTTACTTCTACTCTTTCTCTGGCTGCTGGCTCTCTTATGATGTTGGTTTCTTGGGCTACTAAGATTGCTGAAACTCCAAAGACTGACTTTGATTTTTGGAAAGCCTTGTTTCCT gtTGCTGTGGCTCACACAATTGGCCATGTGGCTGCAACAGTGAGCATGTCAAAAGTTGCTGTTTCATTCACTCATATTATTAAGAGTGGAGAGCCTGCTTTTAGTGTTTTGGTTTCAAGATTGTTAGGTGAAACTTTCCCATTGCCAGTGTACCTTTCACTTTTGCCAATTATTGGTGGTTGTGGACTTGCTGCTATTACTGAACTCAACTTCAATCTAATAG GCTTTGTGGGAGCAATGATATCAAACTTGGCATTTGTATTCAGaaacatattttcaaagaaaggCATGAAGGGGAAATCAGTTGGAGGGATGAATTACTATGCTTGTTTATCAATGATGTCTCTATTGATTCTGACTCCCTTTGCTATTGCTGTGGAGGGTCCACAAGTATGGGCACTTGGATGGCAGAATGCAGTCACCCAAATTGGCCCAAATTTTATATG GTGGGTGGTGGCCCAAAGTGTGTTCTATCACTTGTACAATCAAGTCTCCTACATGTCTCTAAATGAGATCTCCCCACTGACATTTAGCATTGGTAACACTATGAAGAGAATTTCTGTCATAGTCTCATCCATCATCATCTTTCAAATTCCAATTCAACCAATGAATGCCCTTGGTGCTGCTATTGCAATCTTAGGAACTTTCCTGTACTCACAG GCTAAACAGTAA